The Nitrogeniibacter aestuarii genome has a window encoding:
- a CDS encoding GGDEF domain-containing protein — protein sequence MTRPVTRHEGRKPPQGRPSAFQDGRKQPYNPQEITLESLRDKMVHLLKHVETITQHRDRTLLEVGVATALFEILKPEAVNIFKVQDSGHQTLLHRLAHAGSDGVSYCDTDFESSDVVIALNSREDFRTCVSEERNVADDVDGADRFNYCLPVAYDGKIGGIVELRGAAPMTDERWELALGFVSLYRNYLSLLDYSERDTLTGLLNRRTFDENLSKILGSIRPMHVDESLMPGDDRRHRRNLEHPHWLAVMDADHFKRINDQFGHLYGDEVLILLSNLMRESFRFEDKLFRFGGEEFVAVLRPTEAADVAMVLDRFREKVEKHHFPQVGQVTISIGYVALRAGDTAAVALGAADEALYYAKNHGRNQVCSYQQLLDEGKIQPRAYKDDLELF from the coding sequence ATGACACGCCCTGTTACGCGCCACGAAGGGCGTAAACCGCCTCAGGGGCGCCCCAGTGCATTTCAGGACGGGCGAAAACAACCGTATAATCCTCAGGAAATCACGCTGGAGAGCCTGCGCGACAAGATGGTCCACCTCCTCAAGCACGTCGAAACGATCACTCAGCATCGCGACCGCACCTTGCTCGAGGTGGGGGTTGCGACAGCGCTTTTCGAAATCCTCAAACCCGAAGCCGTCAACATCTTCAAGGTTCAGGACTCGGGCCACCAGACCCTGCTCCATCGACTCGCCCACGCCGGTAGCGATGGCGTCAGCTACTGCGATACCGACTTCGAAAGCTCCGACGTGGTCATTGCCCTCAACTCCCGGGAAGACTTCCGCACCTGCGTCAGTGAAGAGCGCAACGTCGCCGATGACGTCGATGGCGCTGACCGGTTCAACTATTGTCTGCCGGTGGCCTACGACGGCAAGATCGGCGGCATTGTCGAGCTGCGGGGCGCTGCACCGATGACCGACGAGCGCTGGGAGCTGGCACTGGGTTTCGTCAGCCTCTACCGCAATTACCTGAGCCTGCTGGATTACAGCGAGCGCGACACGCTGACCGGGCTGCTGAACCGGCGTACGTTCGACGAGAATCTGAGCAAGATCCTCGGCTCGATTCGCCCGATGCATGTCGATGAATCATTGATGCCGGGCGATGATCGGCGCCATCGTCGCAACCTGGAGCATCCGCACTGGCTGGCGGTGATGGACGCGGACCACTTCAAGCGCATCAATGACCAGTTCGGTCATCTGTACGGTGACGAGGTGCTGATCCTGCTGTCGAACCTCATGCGCGAGAGCTTCCGCTTCGAAGACAAACTGTTCCGGTTCGGGGGCGAAGAGTTCGTGGCCGTGTTGCGGCCGACCGAGGCGGCCGATGTGGCCATGGTGCTCGACCGCTTTCGCGAGAAGGTCGAAAAGCACCACTTTCCGCAGGTCGGCCAGGTCACCATCAGCATCGGCTATGTGGCCCTGCGTGCCGGAGATACCGCCGCCGTGGCCCTGGGCGCTGCCGACGAGGCGCTTTACTACGCGAAGAATCACGGCCGGAACCAGGTGTGCTCGTATCAGCAACTGCTGGACGAAGGCAAGATCCAGCCGCGCGCGTACAAGGACGATCTGGAGCTTTTCTGA
- a CDS encoding AEC family transporter, with the protein MTEFLRILEFSFSVTGPIFVILVLGVWLRRRGMLTDAFVEAGSRLVFNVALPALLFISISKTHFEAAANFSLVAFGAVATLFTFLILEWIASRWVDEASDRGVVVQGGFRSNMGIVGLAYCINAYGEKGLVAASLYLGLITILFNILAVITLSRSLHTDRSMKGLLKGIVTNPLIIGIVAALPVSAMEWQLPALVIQSGQYFANLTLPLALLCTGASLNFARLKLERHSTLLASIAKLVFVPLVFVLGGYLAGFRDIDLGVLLLLSSTPTAAASYVMVRAMGGNAVLAANIIALTTVASIFTTSLGIMALRAAGLM; encoded by the coding sequence ATGACCGAGTTTCTGCGCATCCTTGAGTTTTCCTTCTCCGTGACCGGGCCGATCTTCGTGATCCTCGTGCTCGGGGTGTGGTTGCGCCGCCGAGGCATGCTCACCGATGCCTTCGTGGAGGCCGGTTCGCGTCTGGTGTTCAATGTCGCGCTGCCGGCGCTGCTGTTCATCAGCATCAGCAAGACGCATTTCGAGGCGGCGGCGAATTTTTCGCTGGTGGCTTTCGGTGCCGTGGCCACCCTGTTCACCTTTCTGATTCTCGAATGGATTGCCTCGCGCTGGGTGGACGAGGCTTCTGATCGGGGGGTGGTTGTGCAAGGGGGCTTTCGCTCCAACATGGGCATCGTCGGGCTGGCCTATTGCATCAATGCCTACGGCGAAAAAGGGCTGGTGGCGGCGTCACTGTACCTGGGGCTGATCACCATTCTCTTCAACATTCTGGCGGTGATTACCCTCAGCCGCTCGCTGCACACCGACCGCAGCATGAAGGGGCTGCTCAAGGGGATCGTGACCAATCCGCTGATCATCGGTATTGTCGCTGCACTGCCCGTGTCGGCCATGGAGTGGCAATTGCCGGCGCTGGTGATTCAGTCGGGCCAGTATTTCGCCAATCTCACGTTGCCGCTGGCGCTGTTGTGCACCGGTGCCTCGCTCAATTTCGCGCGACTCAAACTCGAGCGCCACAGCACCTTGCTGGCCAGTATCGCCAAGCTCGTTTTCGTGCCGCTGGTGTTCGTGCTCGGGGGTTATCTGGCGGGGTTTCGGGACATCGACCTGGGGGTGCTCCTGCTGCTGTCCTCGACCCCGACGGCCGCGGCCAGCTATGTGATGGTGCGCGCCATGGGCGGCAATGCCGTGCTGGCGGCCAACATCATCGCCTTGACGACGGTGGCCTCCATTTTCACCACCAGCCTGGGCATCATGGCCTTGCGTGCTGCGGGGCTGATGTAA
- a CDS encoding rhomboid family intramembrane serine protease produces MADQRDPSTEAFLDLLYARVPEVRFTQALVFVNVLVFIFMAWHSGAIWRIPGATLADFGGNYAVQTRHGEYWRLLTSLFLHGGILHITLNMLALYQAGALAERLFGLRRFILLYFLAGLVASVASVWWQPNGLSVGASGAIFGVFGGLLTSVLVTRHVLPENLYRRLRRALLMFIGYSLAAGFLIPGVDNAAHVGGLVAGMVLGAALAFPPGRESVAVGRIVAGLAASLVLAGGLWLSVPAPVPLVHRAQHPAVDAMTAGLAQQEEALVQRYNLLMDALRHGRMTDNKAIELIEQELIPAWKQLENEVAAAGQGDWRTASLLRYLAKRRDALQVLVIALRTHEVRWLNLANALQAKADEFLLEYRMLVDEGAPASP; encoded by the coding sequence ATGGCCGACCAGCGTGACCCTTCGACCGAAGCTTTCCTTGATTTGCTTTATGCCCGGGTGCCTGAAGTGAGATTCACTCAGGCGCTCGTGTTCGTCAACGTGCTGGTTTTCATCTTCATGGCCTGGCACTCGGGTGCGATCTGGCGCATTCCGGGGGCCACACTCGCCGATTTCGGCGGCAACTATGCGGTGCAGACACGCCACGGCGAGTACTGGCGCCTGTTGACCTCCCTGTTTCTGCATGGCGGCATTCTTCACATTACCCTGAACATGCTGGCCCTGTACCAGGCGGGTGCGCTGGCCGAGCGGCTGTTCGGTCTGCGGCGTTTCATCCTCCTGTATTTTCTTGCCGGGCTGGTGGCGAGTGTGGCCAGCGTGTGGTGGCAACCAAACGGCTTGAGTGTCGGTGCATCGGGTGCGATCTTCGGCGTTTTCGGGGGTTTGCTGACCTCGGTGCTGGTCACGCGCCACGTGCTCCCAGAGAACCTGTATCGGCGGCTGCGTCGAGCCCTGCTGATGTTCATCGGCTACTCGCTGGCGGCCGGGTTTCTGATCCCGGGTGTCGATAATGCCGCGCACGTGGGCGGACTGGTCGCAGGTATGGTGCTGGGGGCGGCGCTGGCCTTCCCGCCGGGGCGAGAAAGCGTGGCGGTGGGCCGGATCGTGGCCGGTCTGGCGGCAAGTCTGGTGCTGGCGGGCGGATTGTGGCTGTCGGTGCCGGCGCCGGTGCCGCTCGTCCATCGCGCCCAGCATCCGGCTGTTGACGCGATGACTGCCGGATTGGCGCAGCAGGAAGAAGCGCTGGTGCAGCGTTACAACCTGCTGATGGATGCGCTGCGCCATGGGCGAATGACCGACAACAAGGCCATCGAGTTGATCGAACAGGAATTGATCCCGGCATGGAAGCAGCTCGAGAATGAGGTGGCGGCGGCGGGGCAGGGGGACTGGCGCACCGCCTCCTTGCTCAGGTATCTGGCCAAACGCCGCGACGCACTTCAGGTGCTGGTCATTGCCTTGCGCACGCACGAAGTGCGTTGGCTGAACCTCGCCAACGCGCTGCAGGCAAAAGCAGACGAGTTCCTGCTCGAATACCGCATGCTGGTGGACGAAGGCGCGCCGGCCAGCCCCTGA